A genomic region of Colletotrichum destructivum chromosome 1, complete sequence contains the following coding sequences:
- a CDS encoding Putative aminoglycoside phosphotransferase, protein kinase-like domain superfamily, whose product MESEIVKLATKIYITTPSTFTKKEYAPAERPTDIQGKPIVWKWASERLQNEGRALAFIKDHTTIPVPRVIQCGPDSDGIMCLEVQYIDGILCDVVGERCRMPLDQAHTTGHCTECQKIASENTNIFIETKVIPQLRLLRSNKTGLNGVVIPPPRIEQFDCRDAWPPKKCSKGEEYVFCHGDLTRSNILLDPNTLMVKSIIDWESAGFFPEELELSLWRLNYDEYMKTFEDTDKIKQEIELITA is encoded by the coding sequence ATGGAGTCCGAGATCGTCAAACTTGCAACAAAGATATACATCACAACCCCAAGCACTTTTACCAAGAAAGAATACGCCCCAGCTGAACGGCCAACGGATATACAGGGCAAGCCTATTGTTTGGAAATGGGCTTCTGAACGCCTTCAAAATGAAGGGAGGGCTTTGGCCTTCATCAAAGACCACACCACAATCCCTGTACCAAGAGTCATTCAATGTGGCCCAGACAGTGACGGCATTATGTGTCTGGAGGTTCAATACATCGATGGCATTCTTTGCGATGTTGTTGGAGAAAGATGCCGGATGCCGCTCGACCAAGCTCACACCACCGGCCATTGCACAGAGTGTCAGAAGATCGCATCCGAAAACACCAACATCTTTATCGAAACGAAGGTCATACCGCAGCTCAGACTACTCCGGTCCAACAAGACTGGGCTTAACGGTGTCGTCATACCACCACCTCGGATCGAGCAGTTCGACTGCAGGGATGCATGGCCCCCCAAAAAGTGCTCAAAGGGCGAGGAATACGTCTTCTGCCACGGCGACCTCACTCGCTCCAACATCCTACTTGACCCAAATACCCTTATGGTCAAGTCCATCATCGACTGGGAGTCTGCAGGGTTTTTCCCAGAGGAACTTGAGCTTAGCCTATGGCGCCTAAACTACGACGAATATATGAAAACATTTGAGGATACGGACAAGATCAAACAGGAAATCGAGCTCATAACGGCCTAG
- a CDS encoding Putative LysM domain-containing protein: protein MIPRAPLLLPRAETFRPACHTASRRRPVRPPVSPGTTSPPPQQPTTSTTTTSPPPATTTRPSNGVETPQPTQPGMVDNCNKFYFVKQGDTCQVVTSGAGITLDQFYAWNPSVGSTCSGMWTNVHVCVGVFDWMPPHRPYGCYAEVDQRALSYAGITGRKDMTVEY from the coding sequence ATGATACCAAGAGCCCCTCTATTACTGCCTCGTGCGGAAACTTTCAGACCGGCATGTCATACTGCATCGAGGCGCCGGCCGGTCCGCCCCCCCGTCTCACCCGGGACgacctctcctcctccacagCAGCCCACCACGTCGACAACCACAAcatctcctccgccggccACCACGACTCGTCCCAGCAACGGAGTGGAGACGCCGCAGCCGACGCAGCCGGGCATGGTGGACAACTGTAACAAGTTCTACTTCGTTAAGCAGGGGGACACCTGTCAGGTCGTGACGTCGGGTGCCGGCATCACTCTCGACCAGTTCTACGCCTGGAACCCTAGCGTGGGGAGCACATGCTCTGGCATGTGGACCAACGTGCACGTCTGCGTGGGCGTCTTTGACTGGATGCCACCCCACCGGCCGTACGGCTGCTACGCCGAGGTGGACCAGCGCGCGCTGAGCTACGCAGGCATCACAGGCAGGAAGGACATGACCGTGGAGTACTGA